A window from Gorilla gorilla gorilla isolate KB3781 chromosome 21, NHGRI_mGorGor1-v2.1_pri, whole genome shotgun sequence encodes these proteins:
- the LOC101143859 gene encoding LOW QUALITY PROTEIN: exportin-T-like (The sequence of the model RefSeq protein was modified relative to this genomic sequence to represent the inferred CDS: inserted 1 base in 1 codon; deleted 1 base in 1 codon): MDKQALLRLNPNVDSDFRQRALAYFEQLKISPDAWQVCAEALAQRTYSDDHVKLFCFQVLEHQVKYKYSELTTVQQQLIRETLISWLQAQMLNPQPEKTFIPNKAAQVLALLFVAEYLTKWPKFFFDILSVVDLNPRGVDLYLRILMAINSELVDRDVVHTSEEAHRNTLIKDTMREQCIPNLVESWYQISQNYQYTNSEVMCQCLEVVGAYVSWIDLSFLANDRFINMLLGHMSIEVLREEACDCLFEVVNKGMDPADKMKLVESLCQVLQSAGFFSIDQEEDVDFFSALTWKKMLARFSKPVNRMGQSWIVSWSKLIKNGNIKNAQEALQAIETKVALMLQLLIHEDDDISSNIGFCCDYLHILKQLTVLSDQQKANVEAIMLAVMKKLTYDEEYNFENEGQDKAMFVEYRKQLKLVLDRLAQVSPELLLASVRRVFSSTLQNRQTTWFVEVEVAIRLLYMLAEALPVSSHGAHFSGDVSKASVLQGMMRTLVTSGVSSYQHTSVTLEFFETVVRYEKFFTVEPQHVPCVLMAFLDHRGLRHSSAKVQSKMAYLFSRFVKSLNKQMNPFIEDILNRIQDLLKLSPPENGHQSFLSSDDQXFIYETVGVMIVNSEYPAERKEALMRNLLTPLMEKFKILLENLMLAQDEERQASLADCLNHAVGFASRTSKAFSNKQTVKQCGCSEVYLDCLQTFLLALSCPLQKGILRSGVCTFLHRMIICLEEEVFPFIPSASEHILKDCEAKDLQEFIPLINQITAKFKVQVSPFLQQMFMPLLHAIFEVLLWPAEENDQSAALETDFFSVHFKTVPVSTYDSIPKPLSHFSGVGYSNTPLSGINFLS, from the exons ATGGATAAACAGGCTCTATTACGGCTAAATCCAAATGTTGATTCAGACTTTAGACAAAGGGCCCTGGCCTATTTTGAGCAGTTAAAGATTTCCCCAGATGCCTGGCAGGTGTGTGCCGAAGCTCTAGCCCAGAGGACATATAGTGATGATCATGTAAAGCTTTTCTGCTTTCAAGTACTGGAACATCAAGTTAAATACAAATATTCAGAACTAACCACTGTTCAACAACAACTAATTAGGGAGACACTCATATCATGGCTGCAAGCTCAGATGCTGAATCCCCAACCAGAGAAGACCTTTATACCAAATAAAGCCGCCCAAGTCCTCGCCTTGCTTTTTGTTGCAGAATATCTCACTAAGTGGCCCAAGTTTTTTTTTGACATTCTCTCGGTAGTGGACCTAAATCCAAGGGGAGTAGATCTGTACCTGCGAATCCTCATGGCTATCAATTCAGAGTTGGTGGATCGTGATGTGGTGCATACATCAGAGGAGGCTCATAGGAATACTCTCATAAAAGATACCATGAGGGAACAGTGCATTCCAAATCTGGTGGAATCATggtaccaaatatcacaaaattatCAGTATACTAATTCTGAAGTGATGTGTCAGTGCCTTGAAGTAGTTGGGGCTTATGTCTCTTGGATTGACTTATCCTTTTTAGCCAATGATAGGTTTATAAATATGCTGCTAGGTCATATGTCAATAGAAGTTCTACGGGAAGAAGCATGTGACTGTTTATTTGAAGTTGTAAATAAAGGAATGGACCCTGCTGATAAAATGAAACTAGTAGAATCTTTGTGTCAAGTATTACAGTCTGCTGGCTTTTTCAGCATTGACCAGGAAGAAGATGTTGACTTTTTTTCAGCATTGACCTGGAAGAAGATGTTGGCCAGATTTTCTAAGCCGGTAAACAGAATGGGACAGTCATGGATAGTTAGTTGGAGTAAATTAATTAAGAATGGGAATATTAAGAATGCTCAAGAGGCACTACAAGCTATTGAAACAAAAGTGGCACTGATGTTGCAGCTACTAATTCATGAGGATGATGATATTTCTTCTAATATTGGATTTTGTTGTGATTATCTTCATATTTTGAAACAGCTTACAGTGCTCTCAGATCAGCAAAAAGCTAATGTAGAGGCAATCATGTTGGCTGTTATGAAAAAATTGACTTATGATGAAGAATATAACTTTGAAAATGAGGGTCAAGATAAAGCCATGTTTGTAGAATATAGAAAACAACTGAAGTTAGTGTTGGACAGGCTTGCTCAAGTTTCACCAGAGTTACTACTGGCCTCTGTTCGCAGAGTTTTTAGTTCTACACTGCAGAATAGGCAGACTACATGGTTCGTGGAAGTTGAAGTAGCAATAAGATTGCTGTATATGTTGGCAGAAGCTCTTCCAGTATCT TCTCATGGTGCTCACTTCTCAGGTGATGTTTCAAAAGCTAGTGTTTTGCAGGGTATGATGCGAACTCTGGTAACATCAGGAGTCAGTTCCTATCAGCATACATCTGTGACGTTGGAGTTCTTCGAAACTGTTGTTAGATATGAAAAGTTTTTCACAGTTGAACCTCAGCACGTTCCATGTGTACTAATGGCTTTCTTAGATCACAGAGGTCTGCGTCATTCCAGTGCAAAAGTTCAGAGCAAGATGGCTTACCTGTTTTCTAGATTTGTCAAATCTCTCAATAAGCAAATGAATCCTTTCATTGAGGATATTTTGAATAGAATACAAGATTTATTAAAGCTTTCTCCACCTGAGAATGGCCACCAGTCCTTCCTGAGCAGCGAtgatc attttatttatgagacagttGGAGTGATGATTGTTAATAGTGAATACCCGGCAGAAAGGAAAGAAGCCTTAATGAGGAATCTGTTGACTCCACTAATGGAGAAGTTTAAAATTCTGTTAGAAAATTTGATGCTAGCACAAGATGAAGAAAGGCAAGCCTCTCTAGCAGACTGTCTCAACCATGCTGTTGGATTTGCAAGTCGAACTAGTAAAGCTTTCAGCAACAAGCAGACTGTGAAACAATGTGGCTGTTCCGAAGTTTATCTGGACTGTTTACAGACATTCTTGCTGGCCCTCAGTTGTCCCTTACAAAAGGGTATTCTCAGAAGTGGAGTCTGTACTTTCCTTCATCGAATGATTATTTGCCTGGAGGAAGAAGTTTTTCCATTCATCCCATCTGCTTCAGAACATATACTCAAAGATTGTGAAGCCAAAGACCTCCAGGAGTTCATTCCTCTTATCAACCAGATTACGGCCAAATTCAAGGTACAGGTATCCCCGTTTTTACAACAGATGTTCATGCCCCTGCTTCATGCAATTTTTGAAGTGCTGCTCTGGCCAGCGGAAGAAAATGACCAGTCTGCTGCTTTAGAGACAGACTTTTTCAGTGTTCACTTCAAAACTGTCCCAGTTTCTACCTATGACTCAATTCCAaagccactttcacatttttCAGGTGTTGGTTACAGCAACACTCCACTCTCTGGCATTAACTTTCTGTCTTAg